One window from the genome of Grus americana isolate bGruAme1 chromosome 14, bGruAme1.mat, whole genome shotgun sequence encodes:
- the C1QTNF2 gene encoding complement C1q tumor necrosis factor-related protein 2, giving the protein MISAVLLLWTVPCVANHILGGFAKGALQEGPQLACSLPGPPGPPGPPGTPGAPGTVGRMGFPGKDGKDGKDGDKGEHGDEGPQGRTGNPGKPGPKGKAGAIGKAGPRGPKGLKGNPGKNGAPGKKGPKGNKGETGMPGPCTCNTNKAKSAFSVAVSKSYPRERLPIKFDRILMNEGGHYNASSGKFICSIPGIYYFTYDITLANKHLAIGLVHNGQYRIKTFDANTGNHDVASGSTILSLKQEDEVWLQIFYSEQNGLFYDPYWTDSLFTGFLIYPDQDYLNEI; this is encoded by the exons ATGATctctgctgtcctcctcctctggaCCGTGCCCTGTGTGGCAAACCACATCCTTGGGGGCTTTGCCAAGGGAGCGCTGCAGGAAGGTCCCCAGCTGGCGTGCAGCCTGCCGGGACCCCCGGGGCCACCCGGCCCCCCCGGCACGCCCGGGGCTCCAGGGACGGTTGGCAGGATGGGCTTCCCCGGCAAAGATGGCAAGGACGGCAAGGACGGGGATAAAGGCGAGCACGGCGACGAAG GTCCACAAGGCAGAACAGGAAACCCCGGCAAGCCAGGACCGAAGGGGAAAGCAGGAGCTATTGGCAAGGCAGGCCCACGAGGGCCCAAGGGTTTAAAGGGTAATCCTGGAAAAAACGGGGCACCGGGAAAGAAAGGGCCCAAAGGGAACAAGGGCGAGACCGGGATGCCAGGACCCTGCACCTGTAACACCAACAAAGCCAAATCTGCCTTCTCTGTGGCAGTCTCAAAGAGCTACCCAAGGGAAAGGCTGCCCATCAAATTTGATAGGATCCTGATGAACGAGGGAGGACATTACAACGCTTCCAGCGGGAAATTTATATGCAGCATCCCAGGAATTTACTACTTCACTTATGATATCACTTTGGCCAACAAACACTTGGCCATTGGCTTGGTCCACAACGGGCAGTACCGGATCAAGACTTTTGATGCCAACACTGGGAACCATGACGTTGCCTCTGGATCAACCATCCTTTCCCTGAAGCAGGAGGATGAGGTGTGGCTGCAGATCTTTTACTCAGAACAAAATGGGCTCTTTTATGATCCCTACTGGACAGACAGCTTATTCACTGGCTTCCTGATATATCCCGATCAAGATTATCTCAATGAAATATAG